GTACACTATTGTCCGCTCGGTATCGACACCGGCTACATCATGTTGGTTGTTCGTCGTATCTGCTACAAACTCGGTGTTGTTCCGCAATACATTCATGACACCACCAACAGCCATTCGGCAACCTACAACCAGATGTGGATCAAAGACGACGAATGGGTTGATAGCTTGCAATGGCAGGAAGACGAAGCTCGTGACGAGTTTCCGGATCTGCGCATTCCTGTTGACAAGGAAGGCGCCGAGATCATGTACTCGGTTATCGCTCCGGAACCGAAGTTCCGTACCCACCTGATTTACCAAGCCGCTGCCATTATGCATCAGGCTGGTGTTGACTGGACCATGCCGTCTTCCCCAGGTTGGGACAACTCCGACTTGGCCATGTTCTCGGGCGATAATGAAATCATGGGACGCAATAAACGCCGTCACTTTGAATGCGCCATGGACCTGAAGGCCAAACGTATTGTTATGGGTGAATGCGGGCACGCCTTCCGTTCGATTTATGATATGGGCAACCGTTGGCTCGGTTGGAAGATGTATCCCATTGAAGTCGTTCATGCCGTCGAGTTCTATTGGGAACTCATCAGCTCAGGAAAAATCAAGATCAAAGAAAAGATCAAAGAACCCGTCACTATTCAGGACCCCTGCAACATTATCCGTGGACGCGGTCTCTACGAAGCGTCGCGTAAAGTTGCTGCCGCCCTGTGTGAAAATATCGTCGAGATGACCCCCAATGGCGTGCACAACTACTGCTGTGCAGCTGGTGGCGGTATCATTAACTGTGGACCTCCGTTCAAAAATACCCGTACCACCGGCAACCGCGCCAAGGCCGATCAGATCAAGGCCACGGGCGTCAAACTGTGCATTGTTCCGTGCCACAACTGCCACGGCGGTCTTGAAGATATCAACCACTACTATAAGCTGGGCATCGAAATGAAATTTTTCGGCGACCTTATTTACCAGCTTATGGAAAAACCCGAAGCCTAGGGCCGGAGGAATACCATGAACAAAACACTTGGCATCCTGATTGCGGCCATGGCCATCAGCCTCTTCATGTTTCTTCCTGCATTTTCGCAGGAAGACATTGTGACACTTGCGCCTGAAGCGTTGCAGCCGCTGAAACGCATGCCCGCGGTTTTCAATCACGATGCGCATAATGAAAAAGCGGAAATCGATGATTGTGCCGTTTGTCACCACGATGCTGAAGACGGCAAAATTGTCGAAGGTGATTCGGCTGGAATACCCTGTGCTGATTGCCACGATGGAAAAAGTAATTCCGTCAGCTTGCGGCGTGCGTACCACGTGCAATGCACGTCATGCCACATTGAACGCGGTGAGGGGCCTGTGACCTGTAACGGTTGCCACACCACACCGCCTGCAGCCGAATAGCAAATCAATCCTCAGATGTCCGCTTACCACCCTAGCGGGCAATCTCCTCATAAAACGCCCGGACCGCTCCCGTTCGGGCGTTTTTTTTGGGCTGACGAGAAAAACCGTTCTCGACGAACACTGCATATTGCGTTCAAGCCCTGGAAATGATTTTTCAGGACATGAACGCAATATGCGTTTGAGGTGCTAAACAGTGAGAAGAACCCCAGTTCGTAAGAGATCAGCGCGTTGCGTCCGGGACGATTTTTACAGGACGGATGGCGTTGGCTTTTGCTCGACCGTGTTGCTCGGCTTGAGAGTCGGATTGGAATTCGACTATGGGAGAAGACTCGGGTTCGTCATGCTTGAGGTGCACGACTCTTTCGGGCACCGTTATCGTTATGCCCATTTCTTCTGCCAGGCGGAGGGCGTCCGTTATGAAGCGATGGCGTTCTTTGAGTTCTTGTGACCAGTCCGAAGTCTTGAAAAAGATGTAGACCATGATGTTGAGGGACCAGGGGCCGAACTCGTTGACCACGACATGAAAATTTTCTTTGTTGATGTTGGGACTGTTCAGCACAAGTTGTCGAAGTCCTGACACGAATCCATTCACATTTTTCAGAGGGGTGCCGTAGGCAACGCCAATAGAGGTTTTGTAGCGCCGCCAGTTGCGCCGTCCCATGTTGTCCACCGGAGACGTGATGAATTTGGCGTTGGGCACAATGACCTCTGAGTTGTAGAAGGTACGGATGGACGTTGAACGGACACCGACCTTTTCGACTGTGCCTTCCACTTGACTCACCACGATCCAGTCTCCCACGGCAAACGGTCTTGTGGTCATGATAACGAGTGTTCCGAAGATGTTTTCCAAGGTGTCTTTGCCAGCCAGGGCCAAGGCCACGCCACCAATCCCCAGAGCGGCCACGATTCGTGTGGAATCTTGATTAAAAAGATTGGCTATCGCCACGATACCCGCGATAATCGCGAATATCTTCACGATTTGAGCGATAATGAGCAGCATTGTGCTGCGTACACTGGCATTTTGGCCTGCTGTGAGGATATCCGTGATGAGGCCAACCCCTAACATAGCGACCCAGACTAACGTCATAATCATCATGATTTCCAGGCTGTAAAGCGCGGCCACCATGACTCCCCGGTATGGGAAGATTATTATAATGGTTTTCAGCCAGGCAAAGGCAACAAATAAAATTTGAGCGGGCAACACGAAGTGTTTGTAATGCAAAGAAGGAATGTCCCAGGGAAGACGTCTCTCCAAAGCCATCAGACTGCGTTTTGCGAGCCAGGCGGTTGCGCGACAGAGAAATGGTGTAGCCGCGAGCAAAAGAAATATCACGATCCACTTGTAGAGATTGCTTTTCAGAAAATAGACTAAAAGCCCTGGAGTATATTTCTGTATCATATCGTCGAGGCGCGTGTGCAGGGAGAGCCTTTGACCAATGAAGGGATCAATGCCTTCCATCATGAGATTTCGTATGATGTCGTCATAGGTCTTCCAGGTTACCTCCAGGCTCTTGGGGGTGAACTTCCAGGCTTTGAGTCCGTTTTCTAGAGTGACCACGTGCATGGTGACTGTTCCTAAGCCAGGGACCACCAGAAAAATAGGTTGTCGGGTGGTTTGGGGGTCGGCGGAAAGTTCTTCCAATTGCAGTGGGGAGCGTAAGGTGATTATCCGGTAGAGCATGACTGCCAGGACGGGCCCATAAACAGAACGCTCCAGAGGCATGAATGCGCTCATATCCATTGTTTTGAGGGCATCGACCATGCCTTCAGAATCCAGACCTTCCACGCCGGCTTTCAAGGTGAAAAAAGTACGGTACGGGCTCATGAGATCTGGAACAAAGGTGTCTCCTTCCATGTCTGATCGGGTGAATCGTTCGTACATATCACGCAGATTGCGGTACATGGCTTGAAATTCCGCACTCTGAAACATTGCAGGATCGAAATACCATCCCGTATCTGTGTGCAACATGGTGATATCGATAGTTTTTCCCTGATATGTAAAGGGAAGCTCCACCCGCGCTTCGTTCACTCCGGCGGAAACGATATCATCTAGCTTGAAGTCAAGGTTTTCTAAAAGCAACAACAGTTGTCTCGCCCGAAGCAAGACGATGGATTTATTGATGTCCTCCTCGGACTCCTCGGATGAGGTGACGAGGGGGACCACGCAGGAAAGGCCTGACTGGTTGTTCTCCTCAAAACGGTGCATGCTTTGTAAAAAGGAAGCCATGGCGTTGCGAGGCGTGTCCCGATCGCATTGGAGAGGCGATACCTGAGTAGGGACGGGAGCCTCATACGTTTTATGCTGGGTCAGGATACTTGCCACTGCCAACAGAATGCCCAAAACCAATATCAATCGCCAAAAAAGTTTCATCTTCACCCTTACGTCTATTCCGGTATTTCGGAGGGAGTCATGTATTTGTCAGAGGGAGTCTGGGACATAACGAGATATTTTTCAACTCTCGGGCTTTTCATCACGTGGTGTTCCATATTTCTCCAGCACGTGTAGCCTTACGGTCATACAATGGAAGGGGCTGGTTTGAATCGTCTTGTCTGCATAGTGGGGGAGACGGTTGGGAGGAGCGCATATTTTCCCAACCGCCGGAAACGAAGATGGAATGATGGGTTATTGCGGGATTGTGATCATTTCAATGTCTTGCTTGCTTTCTTTGTCCAAAGGGATGTGCAGCATGGTATCGAGAGTATCGAAATCGATATCGCTGAAGTTGACCTGTCGCACACGGCGATTGTGTTGCGTGTGATACGAAACGGTAAGATTGTTGTGATCGTTGAGCACCGTCCACAAGGTTGCACTTCGTTTGACATCGGAAGGTTCCAGCGTTGCGGCGCCTTCGGCGGCAGTGACGGGGACATTGAAATTGTCCAGGATGCGAAAGCCTTCGTAGAGTGTTTCCGGACCATCGACCGTGGGGCGGGCGGTTTGGGTGAAGGCAACGGCTCGAACGAAACGGGAAGGAGGCGTGAAATCGCCGGGTAAACCGATCATGCCGCTTCCACCACCAAGGGGTTTGAAATCAAGATCTTCAATTTTTCGACCCGGCAAACTCGTTGGCGAGAGATTGATATAGTTGCGTAAGTTGGTCATGTGCCAGTCGTACGATGGAGCATTGGTCATGACCCCAAGCGGTGCATCATGAATAACAAGCTTGCCTTTGAGATATTCGATGACAATGTGTTTGCCGCTATGATCCGTGATAATCCAGTGAATGGGCGGGGGAATATGAATAGCCGGTTCCACCACGGACACGACGTTGACGCCTTCTATGGCTTCTCGGGCTTCTTCGACCGTGGTTGTTGTCGTCAGAAGATACGTGATGACGTTGAGTGGGCCAATCGTATTTCGGGCCAGCACGGGATTGAACGAAGGAAATTCCGCAAAATCAGGAAGGTAGAGGACGCTGACACTCAAGCCTTTTTCGTTGAGTCCGTCGGCAAGCACATCTTGGTGTAACATATCGATACCGACAACACCGTATTTGCCTTTCCACTGCAGGCCGGGGGTTCCATCCGGCGTTTGTCCGGTAAATTCCTGACCACGCGGAATAATCAGTATGCGCGACATGAGGTCAAACGATCGCCAGTCCATGGTTCGCCCGGTAACGACATCACCATTTTCTGCCTTGAGAGCAATTGCCGTACAAGCCGAAGCTCGCGAGGGGAATATGCAGAAAAAAAGACCAATGATCAGAACGCTGATACATACGACATGGAGGGACATGGAATGCTCCTTGGTTGCGATAGTTGGTAATAAACAAGCGATTGTTTCGGTGTGATCGCGGTGCACACCATTGCAGGAGTGGTGGGAAGGAAGATAAGAATTTCAGCAAGAATTTTACACCCATCGAGTGATTGCCTTTTTGAGTTGGTCTCCTTCTTGCCTGGGATTTTTTCCAATGATGAAGTTGGCATAATGCGTCGACCCTACGGGAATTTCGTCCATAACGAAAGGCAGAAAGGACAATGTGTGGATTGTGTGAAACGAAATGTCAGTTTTTGAGAAAAAATATCGAGTGGTGAGCCTTCTCGTCGTGGGGAAGAGTCACGTGTTGTGTAGGAAGCACTCGCGAAGAGTTTGGAGAGACGTAAGAACCGGGTAAATGCGCTAAAACGCGAGCGTTGAAAACCCGTGGACGCGTTTGACGGTGATGACGCCAAGGGTATTCCAGACAGCGAGGCCGACAGAGCAACCTATTGCCGCGCCGGTTGCACCGAAAAGGGGAATGAGGGTCAGATTGAGCGCCACATTCACCGCGGTCCCGATAAGCAGGATATTTTGGAAAAGGCGTTGTTTTCCGGTCATCATGAGAATGGCGCCGACAGAGCCACAAAACACATTGGCCAATTGTCCGGCACAGAGAATGAGGAGAACGGGTGCCGCGGGGATGAATTCCGGCCCGAAAAGCTTCATAAAGAACGAGGGGAAACATGCCAAGACGGCCAGGCAAGGCGCGCCTGCGGCCAACATAAGCCGCGTTGCCTGGCGCGCAAACCGTCGCATGCGTATGGGATCACCCGCTTGATACAATTCCGCGAATTTCGGGGTGGCAATGGCATTGATAGCATACAGTGCAAAGTTGACTATCGAGGCGACTTTAAACGCCACACTGAATAATGCCGTTTCGACAGGATCGGCAAGCAGGCCGATAATAAAGACGTTGATCCAGCCGCTGAGAAAAAGCAGTGCCGAAGCCACAAGCATGGACGCGGAGGTTGTGACGAGTTCGGGGAAGGGAATACTTCCGCCCGGTTCCCCATGCCCCAATTTGTTCAAGCGTCTTTTCCAAAAGAAAACGCCGAGAATGCAAATAACACTGAGCGCAATGCTATAGGCAACAAGCGGAGCATTGGCCGGTATCATAAAAAAAGACAACACGAACAGACTGGCAAATGAAAGCGCGACTACGCCAAAATCCTGGAGGAAAACAAACGTGACGATTTGTTTCAGACCGCGCAGGCACCCGGCATTGAGTTGCGAAACGATGAATGCCACGAGTGCTACGCTGGCTGGCCAGGCATCGTTGACGGGGAGTTTCAGCGACGGAAAAAGCGATGCCGCTTGCGGTAATAGTATGGCCAAAACAAGGGCCGTCGGGACCAGTAAAAAGAGCGCATGGGTGTAGGCATGCCGTAATGCCGAAAACTGACGCGAGGCGACGAGCGAGGCGGTAAAGCGGACCATAGAGGAATCAAACCCCATGCTCGCAGTAATACCGAGAATGAAAATCACGGATTGCACATACGAATAGGTGCCCATGACCTCGGGACCATAGGTTCGGGTAATAAAGATGGTCATGGCATAGCTGAGCGCAACAGAAATAAATTTCAGGACAAATGCGGCGGCCGAACCGGACAGCAGTTCACGAGAATGACTGTCGCCGGATTGGCTTTTGAGCTTTCGTGCAAGGGGACCAATCATGACTGAAGGGAAGCCTCGTGTTTCCGGATGGTTCGAGCCCGGTCGATATATTCGAGCAGAAGAACGCTCATCAGCGCCAGAAAAAGTCCGACAATAAATCCAAGGCTAAAATTGATTTTTTTGCTCGGGAAATTTCGCTCTGTTGGCACGGTTGCCGATTCGACAACACTCAGTTCCGATGTGGCGACGGATTCGGCAACGGTGGCCTTGAGCAGATATTCCTTCAAATCCTGATACATCGTCTTCGCTGCGCTCAAATCGGTGGACAGACGGTCGTCGGTAACGGCGATCTCCGGGATACGAATGAGTTGTTGTTTGACCGCATCAA
Above is a genomic segment from Desulfovibrio inopinatus DSM 10711 containing:
- the tmcB gene encoding electron transfer complex ferredoxin TmcB: MKFDRKVEDAGLMRGVAALTPDKIEKTIKAVLDGETGAKLKMYAETCVRCGMCSQACHFYVSHDNDPTYSPAGKVHQTMSRILETKGRLDPEEIYKIAQIAYTECNLCKRCVHYCPLGIDTGYIMLVVRRICYKLGVVPQYIHDTTNSHSATYNQMWIKDDEWVDSLQWQEDEARDEFPDLRIPVDKEGAEIMYSVIAPEPKFRTHLIYQAAAIMHQAGVDWTMPSSPGWDNSDLAMFSGDNEIMGRNKRRHFECAMDLKAKRIVMGECGHAFRSIYDMGNRWLGWKMYPIEVVHAVEFYWELISSGKIKIKEKIKEPVTIQDPCNIIRGRGLYEASRKVAAALCENIVEMTPNGVHNYCCAAGGGIINCGPPFKNTRTTGNRAKADQIKATGVKLCIVPCHNCHGGLEDINHYYKLGIEMKFFGDLIYQLMEKPEA
- the tmcA gene encoding acidic tetraheme cytochrome c3 TmcA; amino-acid sequence: MNKTLGILIAAMAISLFMFLPAFSQEDIVTLAPEALQPLKRMPAVFNHDAHNEKAEIDDCAVCHHDAEDGKIVEGDSAGIPCADCHDGKSNSVSLRRAYHVQCTSCHIERGEGPVTCNGCHTTPPAAE
- a CDS encoding mechanosensitive ion channel family protein yields the protein MKLFWRLILVLGILLAVASILTQHKTYEAPVPTQVSPLQCDRDTPRNAMASFLQSMHRFEENNQSGLSCVVPLVTSSEESEEDINKSIVLLRARQLLLLLENLDFKLDDIVSAGVNEARVELPFTYQGKTIDITMLHTDTGWYFDPAMFQSAEFQAMYRNLRDMYERFTRSDMEGDTFVPDLMSPYRTFFTLKAGVEGLDSEGMVDALKTMDMSAFMPLERSVYGPVLAVMLYRIITLRSPLQLEELSADPQTTRQPIFLVVPGLGTVTMHVVTLENGLKAWKFTPKSLEVTWKTYDDIIRNLMMEGIDPFIGQRLSLHTRLDDMIQKYTPGLLVYFLKSNLYKWIVIFLLLAATPFLCRATAWLAKRSLMALERRLPWDIPSLHYKHFVLPAQILFVAFAWLKTIIIIFPYRGVMVAALYSLEIMMIMTLVWVAMLGVGLITDILTAGQNASVRSTMLLIIAQIVKIFAIIAGIVAIANLFNQDSTRIVAALGIGGVALALAGKDTLENIFGTLVIMTTRPFAVGDWIVVSQVEGTVEKVGVRSTSIRTFYNSEVIVPNAKFITSPVDNMGRRNWRRYKTSIGVAYGTPLKNVNGFVSGLRQLVLNSPNINKENFHVVVNEFGPWSLNIMVYIFFKTSDWSQELKERHRFITDALRLAEEMGITITVPERVVHLKHDEPESSPIVEFQSDSQAEQHGRAKANAIRPVKIVPDATR
- a CDS encoding linear amide C-N hydrolase, with the protein product MSLHVVCISVLIIGLFFCIFPSRASACTAIALKAENGDVVTGRTMDWRSFDLMSRILIIPRGQEFTGQTPDGTPGLQWKGKYGVVGIDMLHQDVLADGLNEKGLSVSVLYLPDFAEFPSFNPVLARNTIGPLNVITYLLTTTTTVEEAREAIEGVNVVSVVEPAIHIPPPIHWIITDHSGKHIVIEYLKGKLVIHDAPLGVMTNAPSYDWHMTNLRNYINLSPTSLPGRKIEDLDFKPLGGGSGMIGLPGDFTPPSRFVRAVAFTQTARPTVDGPETLYEGFRILDNFNVPVTAAEGAATLEPSDVKRSATLWTVLNDHNNLTVSYHTQHNRRVRQVNFSDIDFDTLDTMLHIPLDKESKQDIEMITIPQ
- a CDS encoding flippase, whose translation is MIGPLARKLKSQSGDSHSRELLSGSAAAFVLKFISVALSYAMTIFITRTYGPEVMGTYSYVQSVIFILGITASMGFDSSMVRFTASLVASRQFSALRHAYTHALFLLVPTALVLAILLPQAASLFPSLKLPVNDAWPASVALVAFIVSQLNAGCLRGLKQIVTFVFLQDFGVVALSFASLFVLSFFMIPANAPLVAYSIALSVICILGVFFWKRRLNKLGHGEPGGSIPFPELVTTSASMLVASALLFLSGWINVFIIGLLADPVETALFSVAFKVASIVNFALYAINAIATPKFAELYQAGDPIRMRRFARQATRLMLAAGAPCLAVLACFPSFFMKLFGPEFIPAAPVLLILCAGQLANVFCGSVGAILMMTGKQRLFQNILLIGTAVNVALNLTLIPLFGATGAAIGCSVGLAVWNTLGVITVKRVHGFSTLAF